Proteins from a genomic interval of Papaver somniferum cultivar HN1 chromosome 4, ASM357369v1, whole genome shotgun sequence:
- the LOC113273749 gene encoding protein BRI1-5 ENHANCED 1-like, which produces MEKENKGIVCVTGGAGYFAAWLIKSLLEHGYTVRTTVRSDTGQVSHLKSLPEASGDKLQVFIADLERPESFDDVIDGCIGVFHVAHPTIDFTRKNEEPQDKMINTSVLGSIGVLKACLKSKTVKKVIYTSFAVAALFISNKKDVEEINENMWSEVETLRESRKWYPLSKTLTERAMFQFAEQYGLDLVSVLPSMIVGRFLTSSLPYSLKISQALVLGNKEHCNLLSTINNAVHIDDAASAHIFLFECPNAKGRYICSSADITIHDIAKFMSTKYPELQLPTELLAETEEEKPVHLASDKLWIQFQVQF; this is translated from the exons ATGGAAAAGGAGAACAAAGGAATAGTATGTGTTACAGGAGGAGCAGGATACTTTGCGGCATGGCTCATCAAGAGCCTCCTTGAACATGGATACACTGTTAGGACCACCGTCCGGTCTGACACCG GACAAGTTAGCCACCTGAAGTCCCTGCCAGAAGCATCAGGGGATAAGCTGCAAGTCTTCATTGCAGATCTCGAAAGACCAGAAAGTTTTGACGATGTCATTGATGGATGCATTGGTGTATTCCATGTTGCTCATCCTACGAttgattttacaagaaaaaatgAGGAGCCGCAAGACAAAATGATCAATACCTCTGTGTTGGGAAGCATAGGAGTTTTAAAGGCATGCTTGAAATCCAAAACGGTGAAAAAAGTTATTTACACTTCTTTTGCAGTTGCGGCTCTCTTCATTAGCAACAAGAAAGATGTTGAAGAGATTAACGAGAACATGTGGTCCGAAGTTGAAACCTTACGAGAGAGCCGTAAATGGTATCCGCTATCGAAGACACTGACAGAAAGGGCAATGTTTCAATTTGCAGAACAATATGGTTTAGATCTTGTTAGTGTACTTCCTTCAATGATTGTCGGACGCTTTCTCACTTCCTCTCTTCCCTATAGTTTGAAGATCTCTCAAGCTTTGGTTTTGG GCAATAAAGAACACTGCAACCTATTGAGCACTATCAATAATGCGGTACACATAGACGACGCAGCATCAGCGCATATATTTCTTTTTGAATGCCCAAATGCAAAAGGGAGATATATTTGCTCTTCAGCTGATATTACTATCCATGACATTGCTAAATTTATGTCCACGAAATATCCAGAGCTTCAGTTACCAACTGA ATTATTGGCAGAGACAGAAGAAGAAAAGCCAGTTCATTTGGCGTCGGACAAGCTGTGGATTCAGTTTCAAGTACAATTTTGA
- the LOC113275170 gene encoding vestitone reductase-like, with product MEGEHRNDQEGNGKIVCVTGGAGYLASWLIMRLLQRGCSVRTTIRSDPKFKEDVSHLKALPEAAEKLQIFEADLETPESFDAAIDGCIGVFLVAQGIGLEQAYTQEKLLKTSVEGILGILKSCLKSKTVKKVVYTSSSAASMMVSNLKVVKEIDETMWSEVDHFIGKPENVIPAGLAYVVSKTLTERAAMKFSEEHGLDLVTILPSMIVGPFIIPNLPESVSLALSVILGDRTKMIRLKPTNAVHIDDVASA from the exons ATGGAAGGAGAGCACAGAAATGATCAGGAAGGAAATGGGAAGATAGTATGTGTAACAGGTGGTGCTGGATACTTGGCATCTTGGCTCATCATGAGATTGCTTCAACGTGGATGCTCCGTTCGGACCACCATTCGGTCTGACCCCA AATTTAAGGAAGATGTAAGCCACCTGAAAGCCCTTCCTGAGGCTGCAGAGAAGCTCCAAATTTTTGAAGCAGATCTTGAAACCCCCGAAAGTTTTGACGCTGCAATTGACGGGTGTATCGGTGTCTTTCTCGTTGCTCAAGGAATTGGTCTTGAACAAGCCTACACTCAAGAAAAATTACTCAAGACATCTGTGGAAGGAATTCTTGGAATTCTCAAGTCATGCTTGAAGTCTAAAACAGTGAAAAAAGTTGTGTACACATCTTCTTCAGCTGCATCAATGATGGTAAGTAATCTCAAAGTTGTAAAAGAAATTGACGAGACAATGTGGTCCGAAGTTGACCATTTCATTGGCAAACCCGAAAATGTCATTCCTGCTGGTCTAGCATATGTGGTTTCAAAGACTCTGACAGAAAGAGCTGCCATGAAATTTTCTGAAGAACATGGATTGGATCTTGTTACTATACTTCCTTCTATGATTGTTGGTCCATTTATCATTCCCAACCTTCCTGAGAGTGTTTCTCTGGCCCTTTCTGTAATTTTGG GTGACAGGACGAAGATGATCCGTCTTAAACCTACAAATGCAGTACATATAGATGATGTTGCTTCAGCATAG
- the LOC113275171 gene encoding IRK-interacting protein-like: MPSSSSNSVSPPPPPPQTPLCFPEVVEEDEENQTQTKHQEEMKSKDSKPETQTKQDKPKPPRPKNNMSSPSPAPAFQHTATPLHQKNSTRKKNNPHPDIDPDDRTVSCNKCRPTSRDKISVIPYDMNNKSSSSSANPSPNGGIFKSIISNLTKKSPKSETSSTTTIKEEEWKIAVAELSHKLIQATKKRDEAILEASRLKYSMNELEKKLNKLEIYCNELKTGLDVCNSTTATATATAAAAAATNSTFLNRTIMKRGDHHDKVIESFVNSVAESRSSVRVLSRSLTLQLRQMGVKIYERISLLLQPYDVNISFTKNPRSLLFYLEALLNRAFYEDFEGTSFQKNGSDPILNPIEKCEGNYASFTALQGLCWDEVLTKGTRHFSEDFSRFCDRKMSEIVAMLGWNRAWPEPLLQAFFGAAKSVWLVHLLACSVHPSLPIFRVDKDVKFDGLYMEDMGGDKARKLVPDMVRIMVAPGFYVYNNVVKCKVICRYSNTQESTY, encoded by the coding sequence atgccttcttcatcttcaaattctgtttcaccaccaccacctcctccacaAACTCCTCTCTGTTTCCctgaagttgttgaagaagacgaagaaaatcAAACTCAAACGAAACATCAAGAAGAAATGAAATCGAAAGATTCGAAACCTGAAACTCAAACGAAACAAGATAAACCGAaaccaccaagaccaaaaaataatATGTCATCACCATCACCGGCACCAGCATTTCAACATACAGCAACACCACTTCAccagaaaaactcaactagaaaaAAGAACAATCCACACCCAGATATTGACCCGGATGATCGTACTGTTTCATGTAACAAGTGTCGTCCAACATCTAGAGATAAAATCTCTGTAATTCCATATGATATGAACAACAAATCTTCATCGTCATCAGCAAATCCTAGTCCTAATGGAGGTATTTTCAAATCAATTATTTCAAATTTGACCAAGAAAAGTCCTAAATCtgaaacatcatcaacaacaacaatcaaagaagaagaatggaagaTTGCAGTTGCGGAACTTTCTCATAAACTTATTCAAGCTACTAAGAAAAGAGATGAAGCTATTCTAGAAGCTTCTAGATTAAAATACTCCATGAATGAGTTAGAGAAGAAGCTTAATAAGCTTGAGATCTATTGTAATGAATTGAAAACAGGGCTCGACGTATGTAACAGTACTACTGCAACAGctacagcaacagcagcagcagcggcAGCAACGAATTCAACTTTTCTGAACCGCACGATAATGAAAAGAGGTGATCATCATGATAAGGTTATTGAATCGTTTGTTAACTCAGTTGCAGAATCTAGATCATCAGTACGAGTTTTAAGCCGATCTTTAACTCTTCAACTCAGGCAAATGGGGGTTAAAATCTACGAAAGGATTTCTTTACTTTTACAGCCTTACGATGTAAATATTTCTTTTACTAAGAACCCCAGAAGTCTGTTATTTTATTTAGAAGCCCTTTTAAACAGAGCTTTTTATGAAGATTTTGAAGGAACTAGTTTTCAGAAAAACGGTTCGGATCCGATTCTGAACCCGATTGAAAAATGTGAAGGGAATTACGCATCGTTTACGGCTTTACAAGGGTTGTGCTGGGATGAGGTTTTGACTAAAGGGACAAGACATTTTAGTGAAGATTTTAGCCGGTTTTGTGATCGTAAAATGAGTGAGATCGTGGCGATGTTGGGTTGGAATAGAGCGTGGCCGGAACCGTTATTGCAAGCGTTTTTCGGTGCGGCGAAAAGTGTTTGGTTGGTACACTTATTGGCTTGTTCCGTGCATCCAAGTTTGCCAATTTTTAGAGTGGATAAAGATGTTAAATTCGATGGGCTTTATATGGAGGATATGGGTGGCGATAAAGCTCGAAAATTAGTTCCAGATATGGTTCGTATTATGGTTGCACCCGGTTTCTATGTTTATAATAATGTGGTTAAATGCAAGGTTATTTGCAGGTATAGCAACACTCAAGAATCAACATACTAG